In Nomascus leucogenys isolate Asia chromosome 6, Asia_NLE_v1, whole genome shotgun sequence, one DNA window encodes the following:
- the LOC100594253 gene encoding golgin subfamily A member 6C, which produces MWPQPYLPPHPMMLEETRQKKLAAAKKKLKEYQQRNSPAVPAGAKTKKKKTGSSPETTTSSGCHSPGDIQYQELATALQSSSMTINQLNENIESLIRKQQKEQPEHQLEEAKKANNEIHKAQTEQLEAINILTLEKEDLKTALYHTKRAARHFEEESKDLAGRLQYSLQRIQELERALCAVSTQQREEDRSLSCSEAILQRRLQQTLKERALLNAHVTQVTESLKQVHLQREEYAHCIKAERARWQERMRKISVETLLLKEEKKRDIHRIQELERSLSGLQNRMAEPPSLAPPAVTSVVEQLQDEAKQLRKEVEVLEGKLQSQVKNNQALSLLSKEQKQRLQEQEQRLQEQEEQRAREQERLCQQKEMLREQGKRLRKQEQRLRKEEERLRKEEERLQKEEERLWVQEERLWEKDERLQKQEERLRKWEERLALSQNHKLDKQLAEPQRGFEDLNNENKSAVHLEQGVMELQEKLDEEHLEAASQRNQLLETQLSLMALPGEGDGEHLGSEEEEAPRPTPNIPEDLESREATSSFMDLLKEKADGKEQVEKLELEVIQPSGATDGMRESFTVYESQGAVPNTRHQQMEDVIRLARNKEEIKVKLLELQELVLPLVGNHEGHGKFLTAAQNPADEPAPGAPAPQELGAAGEQDDFYEVSLDNSVEPAPGAAREGSPHDNPTAQQIVQLLPVMQDTQEHPRLPSKPCVPFFYRAAENRETNIIII; this is translated from the exons ATGTGGCCCCAACCctacctccctccccaccccatgatGTTAGAAGAAACTCGACAGAAAAAATTGGCAGCAgccaagaaaaag CTAAAAGAATATCAGCAGAGGAACAGCCCTGCTGTTCCAGCAGGAgcgaagacaaaaaagaaaaaaactggcagTAGCCCTGAGACAACCACTTCTAGTGGTTGCCACTCACCTGGGGAT ATCCAGTACCAAGAACTAGCAACAGCCCTGCAGTCAAGCTCCATGACAATCAATCAACTCAATGAAAACATAGAATCATTGATAAGA AAACAGCAGAAGGAACAACCGGAACATCAGCTGGAAGAA GCAAAGAAAGCAAACAATGAAATACACAAAGCACAAACGGAGCAGTTAGAG GCAATCAACATCCTCACGTTGGAAAAGGAAGACTTGAAGACCGCCCTTTACCATACTAAACGTGCTGCCCGACACTTCGAAG AAGAGTCCAAGGATCTGGCTGGCCGCCTGCAATACTCCTTACAGCGTATTCAAGAATTGGAGCGGGCTCTCTGTGCTGTGTCTACACAGCAGCGGGAAGAGGACAGG TCCTTGAGCTGCAGTGAAGCGATCCTCCAGCGGCGGTTACAGCAGACCCTAAAGGAGCGGGCGCTGCTGAACGCCCATGTAACACAG GTGACAGAGTCACTTAAACAAGTCCATCTACAAAGAGAGGAGTATGCACATTGTATAAAAGCAGAGAGGGCCCGGTGGCAGGAGAGGATGAGAAAAATCTCGGTGGAG ACTCTCCTattgaaggaggagaagaagcgCGACATACATCGGATACAGGAGCTGGAGAGGAGCTTGTCCGGACTCCAAAACCGGATGG CTGAGCCCCCATCCCTGGCGCCCCCAGCAGTGACCTCTGTGGTGGAGCAGCTACAGGATGAGGCCAAACAGCTGAGGAAGGAGGTGGAGGTACTGGAGGGAAAGCTCCAATCCCAGGTGAAAAACAATCAGGCCTTGAGTCTCCTGAGCAAGGAACAAAAGCAGAGGCTCCAGGAGCAGGAGCAGAGGCTCCAAGAGCAGGAGGAGCAGAGGGCGCGGGAGCAGGAGAGACTGTGTCAACAAAAGGAAATGCTACGGGAGCAGGGCAAGAGGCTGCGAAAGCAGGAGCAGAGGCTgcgaaaggaggaggaaaggctgcgaaaggaggaggagaggctgcaaaaggaggaggaaaggctgTGGGTCCAGGAAGAGAGGCTGTGGGAGAAGGACGAGAGGCTACAGAAGCAGGAGGAGAGGCTGCGAAAGTGGGAGGAGAGACTCGCGCTCTCCCAGAACCACAAGCTCGACAAGCAGCTGGCCGAGCCACAGCGCGGCTTCGAGGATCTG AACAACGAGAACAAGAGCGCAGTGCATTTGGAGCAGGGAGTAATGGAGCTGCAGGAGAAGCTAGACGAG GAGCACCTAGAAGCTGCCAGCCAGCGGAACCAACTGCTGGAGACCCAGTTGAGCCTCATGGCTCTCCCTGGAGAAG gagatggagaacatctgggcagtgaggaggaggaggcgccTCGGCCCACGCCAAACATCCCGGAGGACCTGGAGAGCcgggaggccaca AGCAGCTTTATGGACCTCCTGAAGGAGAAGGCGGACGGGAAGGAGCAGGTGGAGAAACTAGAGCTTGAAGTCATCCAGCCCTCTGGAGCGACAGATGGCATGA GAGAGTCCTTCACCGTATATGAAAGCCAGGGGGCAGTGCCAAACACGCGGCACCAGCAGATGGAGGATGTCATCAGGCTGGCCCGGAACAAGGAGGAGATCAAG GTGAAGCTGCTGGAGCTGCAAGAGCTGGTGTTGCCCCTTGTGGGCAACCACGAGGGTCATGGCAAATTCCTCACCGCTGCCCAGAACCCTGCTGATGAGCCCGCTCCAGGGGCCCCAGCCCCCCAGGAACTTGGGGCTGCCGGTGAGCAGGATG ATTTTTATGAGGTGAGCCTGGACAACAGCGTGGAGCCTGCACCAGGAGCGGCCAGGGAGGGTTCTCCCCATGACAACCCCACTGCACAGCAGATCGTGCAGCTGCTTCCTGTAATGCAGGACACCCAGGAGCACCCACGCTTGCCTAGCAAACCCTGCGTGCCATTCTTTTACCGGGCAGCCGAGAACAGGGAGAcaaacatcatcatcatctaa